The Candidatus Koribacter versatilis Ellin345 genome has a segment encoding these proteins:
- a CDS encoding AarF/UbiB family protein, with product MAAAATFAEHLKDLSPEAMHSALGQFLPDGVTTEQKVQLVAMALRSPEGATLRQELGRWIVDRLVPVESLLPNRYAMWRSPTRECMLFVISQLSVERLAPKLIEQYELPLKTTPEVRLLKLIARVPGLQKLGQVLARNRHLRHSVRTALSKLENGIRDVGMKDMLEVLHRELGERMELFDMKIERRLLSEASVSAVVRFSWWNAEERRREKGVLKVLKPHIPDCFAEDMKILQELADYFGQRAHKGFASGVIPDTFSKIRRHLQREVDFPGEQAALLEAAKQYSAVRRVRVPQLIPHFCTARVTAMSEEEGVKVTSAAPHLDGQGREQLSKQLVEALVAFPLLSRSPYALFHADPHAGNLLYNRRTGELVLLDWALAERLTREQRRRLTLLFGAVAFRNPAAACEQIQYLSERDKHDHPGDAKTIGRVVERFFEELPVAKLPRAVDAMSLLESAAMVGVRFPSSLIMFSKVLFTLDGILDDIRGGSATTEFTIARYLLKRWVRQPFTFGLPLTVRDWVGLECSALLYGGRLGVRWEETLSTRMFASKPDAQRSRAAGSRTRH from the coding sequence ATGGCAGCAGCTGCGACATTTGCGGAACACCTGAAAGACCTCTCGCCGGAGGCGATGCACTCTGCATTGGGACAATTCCTTCCCGACGGCGTGACCACGGAGCAGAAGGTGCAGCTTGTCGCCATGGCGCTGCGCTCGCCCGAGGGGGCGACTCTGCGGCAAGAACTTGGCCGCTGGATTGTAGATCGGCTTGTTCCCGTTGAGTCGCTGCTGCCGAATCGTTATGCGATGTGGCGAAGTCCGACGCGGGAATGCATGTTGTTCGTGATCTCGCAGCTCTCGGTGGAGCGCCTTGCACCGAAACTCATAGAGCAATACGAGCTTCCGCTGAAGACCACTCCCGAGGTTCGTTTGTTGAAGTTAATCGCGCGCGTCCCCGGGCTTCAAAAGCTGGGACAGGTGTTAGCGCGGAACCGGCACTTGCGCCACTCCGTGCGAACGGCGTTGTCGAAGTTGGAGAACGGCATTCGCGACGTGGGCATGAAGGACATGCTCGAGGTGCTGCATCGCGAACTCGGCGAGCGCATGGAGCTGTTCGACATGAAAATCGAACGCAGGCTGCTCTCCGAGGCGAGCGTGAGCGCGGTGGTGCGCTTCAGTTGGTGGAATGCGGAGGAGAGGCGCCGCGAAAAAGGTGTGCTGAAGGTTCTGAAGCCGCATATTCCCGATTGTTTCGCCGAGGACATGAAGATCCTCCAGGAACTGGCGGATTACTTTGGCCAGCGCGCCCACAAAGGATTTGCTTCCGGAGTGATTCCCGACACCTTCAGCAAAATCCGCCGACACCTTCAACGTGAGGTTGATTTTCCCGGCGAGCAGGCAGCACTGCTGGAAGCGGCGAAGCAGTACAGCGCCGTGCGAAGGGTGCGCGTGCCGCAGCTAATTCCGCACTTCTGCACCGCGCGAGTGACCGCCATGAGCGAAGAAGAGGGCGTCAAGGTCACTTCGGCGGCGCCGCACCTGGACGGGCAGGGGCGGGAGCAACTGTCGAAACAACTAGTGGAAGCCCTGGTGGCATTTCCATTACTATCTCGCAGCCCGTATGCGCTGTTCCATGCGGACCCGCACGCGGGCAATCTTTTGTATAACCGCCGAACCGGAGAGTTAGTACTTCTGGATTGGGCATTGGCTGAACGGCTGACGCGCGAGCAGCGCCGCCGTCTAACCTTATTGTTCGGGGCGGTGGCTTTCCGTAATCCGGCGGCGGCGTGCGAGCAGATCCAGTACCTGAGCGAGCGCGATAAGCACGATCATCCGGGGGACGCCAAGACGATCGGTAGGGTGGTAGAGAGATTCTTTGAGGAGTTGCCAGTCGCGAAGCTGCCGCGCGCAGTGGATGCAATGTCGTTGCTGGAGTCGGCAGCGATGGTGGGAGTAAGGTTTCCGTCGTCGCTGATTATGTTCTCGAAGGTGCTGTTTACGCTTGATGGGATACTCGACGATATTCGCGGCGGCAGTGCGACGACTGAGTTTACGATAGCGCGGTACCTTTTGAAGCGATGGGTACGGCAACCGTTTACGTTCGGATTGCCGCTCACCGTTCGCGATTGGGTCGGGCTGGAGTGCAGTGCATTGTTGTACGGAGGGCGCCTGGGTGTGCGCTGGGAAGAGACGCTCTCGACAAGGATGTTCGCCAGCAAGCCCGACGCGCAGCGGTCGCGCGCAGCGGGAAGCAGAACAAGGCATTAG
- a CDS encoding outer membrane beta-barrel protein, translated as MARHRSMAGALSLLLALLFFVLTVPASAQQDYVGKFDAFAGFSWMASPSANLYQRGGLTQVAYNWKRWLALGADYSYMTGNTSILPSYLKPSLQQQLSGEIAAAGGLPPGYTLYVPYQGNTWTFAAGPAVNYRHFKNVTLFVHPNLGAIHETATTKPKDLIQTLIVSQLAPSGKKEDTVVFFGVGGGIDWNLSKHYGIRTTADYVWCNLFSDLLKDSRNSWRLGVGPTFHFGKNVEK; from the coding sequence ATGGCAAGGCATCGTTCCATGGCGGGAGCGCTGTCGCTTCTGCTGGCGCTCTTATTCTTCGTACTGACGGTTCCCGCGTCGGCGCAACAGGATTATGTCGGCAAATTCGACGCGTTCGCTGGCTTCTCGTGGATGGCTTCGCCGTCGGCGAACCTTTATCAACGCGGCGGACTCACCCAGGTCGCCTACAACTGGAAGCGCTGGCTGGCCCTGGGTGCGGACTACAGCTACATGACCGGCAACACCTCAATCCTTCCGTCGTACCTGAAGCCGTCACTCCAGCAGCAGTTGTCGGGTGAAATCGCGGCTGCCGGCGGATTGCCTCCGGGATACACCCTCTATGTCCCGTACCAGGGCAACACCTGGACCTTCGCCGCCGGGCCAGCGGTCAATTACCGGCACTTCAAGAATGTCACTCTCTTCGTTCACCCGAACTTGGGCGCGATCCATGAGACCGCGACAACCAAGCCGAAAGATTTAATCCAGACCTTGATCGTGAGCCAGTTGGCGCCGAGCGGCAAGAAAGAAGACACCGTCGTCTTCTTCGGCGTGGGCGGCGGCATCGATTGGAACTTGAGCAAGCATTACGGAATCCGCACCACCGCGGACTACGTTTGGTGCAATCTCTTCAGCGATCTGTTGAAAGACAGTCGCAATAGCTGGCGCTTAGGTGTCGGCCCAACCTTCCATTTCGGTAAGAACGTAGAGAAGTAG
- a CDS encoding GMC family oxidoreductase gives MQDDQRQFDFDFIVIGSGFGGSVSALRLTEKGYKVAVMEMGRRWTPDNLPKTNWSLARWFWRPGLGLRGFFSMRFFSRVTILHGCAVGGGSITYASTLLRAPDKVWDSGTWKGLSNWKSEMPRHYETASRMLGVTQNKILGPADHLLKQVAVASGAGETFYRTNVGIFQAPEGEAGGLTYADPYFGGEGPARTTCNACGGCMIGCRHGAKNTLDLNYLYLAEKRGMKIFAETRVVDVQPLGAVDGREGYEVTTERSTSFVFKNRQRFTCRGIVFSASSLGTTELLFRLKTKHSLPNISDQLGNRVRTNSESLIGVRVPKSEQDLSRGVAIGSGVYIDDHTHIEAVRYPKGSDVMGGLATTLTAGKPGIGRIALWFKNLLVSFCTHPVRTVRLLQPFGFARESVILLCMQALEGHIDMRWKRPWYWPVRRVLVSSGQRIPTFIPAANQFAQVFAKMAGGTAMSMLPEILFNIPATAHCLGGAVIGASPVDGVIDARHRVFGYTNMYVCDGSVVAANLGVNPSLTITALAERAMEFIPLASAHTWTDRADSIEVSKAV, from the coding sequence ATGCAAGATGACCAGCGGCAGTTTGATTTCGACTTCATCGTCATCGGCTCAGGATTTGGCGGAAGTGTCTCCGCGCTGCGACTCACGGAAAAGGGCTACAAGGTCGCAGTGATGGAGATGGGGCGTCGCTGGACGCCCGACAACCTTCCGAAGACCAATTGGTCGCTCGCGCGCTGGTTCTGGCGACCGGGGCTCGGGCTGCGCGGCTTCTTCAGCATGAGGTTTTTCAGTCGCGTCACAATCTTGCATGGATGCGCGGTGGGCGGCGGCTCCATCACCTATGCCAGCACGCTGCTGCGTGCGCCGGATAAAGTATGGGACAGCGGCACCTGGAAGGGACTGTCGAATTGGAAGTCGGAGATGCCGCGCCACTACGAGACGGCGTCGCGCATGCTCGGTGTTACTCAGAACAAGATCCTCGGGCCCGCCGATCATCTGCTGAAGCAAGTTGCCGTCGCCTCCGGAGCAGGCGAGACGTTTTACCGCACCAACGTCGGCATTTTCCAGGCGCCCGAAGGCGAAGCTGGTGGACTGACCTATGCCGATCCGTACTTCGGTGGCGAAGGTCCAGCGCGCACCACCTGCAACGCCTGTGGTGGCTGCATGATCGGTTGCCGTCACGGCGCGAAGAACACGCTCGATCTTAACTATCTCTACCTCGCTGAGAAGCGCGGTATGAAGATCTTCGCGGAGACGCGTGTGGTGGACGTTCAGCCGCTTGGCGCGGTGGATGGCAGAGAAGGGTACGAAGTCACTACTGAACGCTCGACCTCATTCGTGTTCAAGAACCGGCAACGCTTCACGTGTCGGGGTATTGTGTTCTCGGCATCGTCACTCGGTACGACGGAGCTTCTCTTCCGCCTGAAGACGAAGCATTCGCTGCCAAACATCAGCGATCAGCTCGGCAATCGTGTGCGTACGAATAGCGAATCACTCATCGGAGTGCGGGTGCCGAAATCCGAGCAAGATCTTTCTCGCGGGGTTGCGATCGGTTCGGGCGTTTACATCGACGACCACACGCACATTGAAGCCGTGCGTTATCCCAAAGGTTCCGATGTCATGGGCGGCCTTGCAACCACTCTTACTGCGGGCAAGCCTGGCATTGGACGCATTGCGCTCTGGTTCAAGAACTTGCTGGTCTCATTCTGCACGCATCCGGTGCGCACCGTTCGACTGCTTCAGCCCTTCGGTTTCGCGCGCGAATCCGTCATCCTGCTCTGCATGCAGGCGCTGGAGGGACACATTGATATGCGGTGGAAACGTCCCTGGTATTGGCCTGTTCGCCGCGTGCTCGTCAGCAGCGGACAGCGCATCCCAACCTTCATTCCTGCGGCCAATCAGTTCGCGCAGGTATTCGCCAAGATGGCGGGTGGCACCGCGATGAGTATGTTGCCGGAGATTCTCTTCAATATTCCCGCGACCGCCCATTGCCTCGGTGGCGCTGTAATCGGCGCATCGCCGGTGGACGGCGTGATTGACGCGCGGCACCGCGTCTTTGGCTACACCAATATGTATGTTTGCGATGGCTCTGTCGTTGCCGCAAACCTCGGCGTCAATCCCAGCCTGACGATTACGGCGTTGGCGGAGCGCGCGATGGAGTTCATTCCACTCGCGAGCGCGCATACGTGGACCGATCGCGCTGATTCCATCGAAGTCTCTAAAGCTGTCTAG
- a CDS encoding Crp/Fnr family transcriptional regulator, translating into MSENKVDPGQVLRKVPIFSGLSDVEWNELSQRVVPRKYPNGEMIFSEGDACAGLFVVQSGHIRIFKSSASGREQVLSIDGPGSSVAELPVFDGGSYPASAVAVTDCTLLFLSKQDFHALCMKYPEMALKVLRVVGGRLRRLVGIIEELSFTTVRHRLVALLLRLAKTEGNKTEQGITITLPAHNQELAAQIGTVRELVSRNMSRLQQEGMIEQDGRTVILKDPMGLQRTLEEAG; encoded by the coding sequence ATGAGCGAGAACAAAGTAGATCCCGGCCAGGTGCTGCGAAAAGTACCGATCTTCAGCGGCCTCAGTGATGTCGAATGGAACGAGCTGTCGCAGCGCGTGGTTCCGCGCAAGTATCCCAACGGCGAAATGATCTTCTCCGAGGGCGACGCCTGCGCCGGCTTGTTCGTGGTGCAGAGCGGCCACATCCGCATCTTCAAAAGTTCAGCCAGCGGACGCGAGCAGGTGCTCTCCATCGATGGCCCCGGCAGTTCCGTCGCTGAGCTTCCAGTGTTCGATGGCGGCAGCTATCCCGCGTCGGCGGTGGCCGTCACCGACTGCACCCTGCTCTTCCTCAGCAAACAAGATTTCCACGCGCTCTGCATGAAGTATCCCGAGATGGCGCTGAAAGTTCTCCGCGTCGTCGGCGGAAGACTGCGCAGGCTCGTCGGAATTATTGAAGAACTGTCGTTCACGACAGTACGGCATCGACTGGTGGCGCTGTTGTTGCGTTTGGCGAAGACCGAGGGCAATAAAACCGAGCAGGGAATTACCATCACCCTTCCTGCCCACAACCAGGAGCTAGCCGCGCAGATCGGCACGGTGCGCGAATTGGTGTCGCGCAACATGAGCCGTCTCCAGCAAGAAGGAATGATCGAGCAGGATGGGCGCACGGTCATTCTCAAAGATCCAATGGGCTTGCAGCGAACGCTCGAAGAAGCGGGGTAG
- a CDS encoding nitric-oxide reductase large subunit codes for MQFKKLWIALGFVLVASFVVLGGVGYKAIKSAPPIPSQVVTTDGRVLFTGSYIQDGQNVWQSIGGQEIGTIWGHGSYVAPDWTADYLHREAMFILDGSAPQLGAAGYEALPAEQKAALQARLQTSMRRNTYNTETGTITVTPERAAAYDKLAAYYGDVFGNGRVQYAIPQGALVDVAKQKQMAAFFWWTAWAASTDRPGQNYSYTQNWPHEELIGNRPTSATMVWSIISFVLLLGGVGALVWYFGSKKESEEHEPAAPHRDPLLGLRATPSQRATVKYFVVVGILWVLQVGLGAITAHYGVEGTSFFGIPLAKVLPYTISRTWHLQIAIFWIATSWLATGLFIAPAVGGSEPKGQRLGVNILFVALVAVVFGSLAGEWLGIQQKLGNLWFWFGAQGYEYVDLGRVWQILLFGGLVFWLWLMYRALKPALAKRDENYPLLMLFLVSSIAIPTFYAAGLMYGQRSHLVTAEYWRWWVVHLWVEGFFEVFATVVIAFLFTRLQLLRVKSATRAVLFSTVIFLSGGIIGTFHHLYFAGMPTSVLALGAVFSALEVVPLVLIGFEAWENLRLTRSNTNSPWLGMYKWPVYFFVAVAFWNFVGAGLFGFMINPPVALYYLQGLNTTPVHGHTALFGVYGMLGLGLMLFCLRALKPGMPWKEKPLAIAFWCINIGLLAMVLLSVLPVGLIQAWASVENGTWYARSAEFLNTPLMTTLKWMRIPGDTIFAVGALFLGWFILGLLTGHSYETGDVKAKVRLMDAQEVAGD; via the coding sequence ATGCAATTTAAGAAGCTCTGGATCGCGCTCGGCTTTGTCCTCGTAGCCAGCTTCGTCGTACTTGGCGGTGTCGGCTACAAGGCCATCAAGAGCGCGCCACCGATACCATCGCAAGTTGTCACCACCGACGGCCGTGTGCTCTTCACTGGCTCGTACATTCAGGACGGGCAGAACGTTTGGCAATCCATCGGAGGCCAGGAAATCGGCACCATTTGGGGCCACGGATCTTACGTCGCTCCTGACTGGACCGCAGACTACCTGCACCGCGAAGCGATGTTCATCCTCGACGGATCGGCGCCGCAGCTAGGCGCGGCGGGCTACGAGGCGCTTCCCGCCGAGCAGAAAGCAGCGTTGCAAGCGCGTTTGCAGACCTCGATGCGCCGCAATACTTACAACACCGAGACCGGCACGATCACAGTTACTCCGGAGCGCGCCGCTGCTTACGATAAGCTTGCGGCCTATTACGGCGATGTCTTCGGCAATGGCCGGGTTCAATATGCGATTCCCCAAGGAGCGCTCGTCGATGTAGCCAAGCAGAAGCAGATGGCCGCATTCTTCTGGTGGACGGCGTGGGCGGCTTCTACCGATCGTCCCGGACAGAACTACTCCTACACGCAGAATTGGCCGCATGAAGAACTGATCGGCAACCGCCCGACCAGTGCGACGATGGTATGGAGCATCATCAGCTTCGTCCTGCTGCTCGGCGGCGTGGGCGCACTTGTGTGGTACTTCGGCTCGAAAAAAGAAAGTGAAGAACACGAGCCCGCTGCTCCGCACCGCGATCCACTACTCGGCCTCCGCGCAACGCCTTCGCAACGCGCAACCGTGAAGTACTTCGTCGTGGTTGGCATCCTTTGGGTGCTGCAAGTTGGGCTCGGCGCCATCACCGCGCATTATGGCGTGGAAGGCACCAGCTTCTTCGGCATCCCGCTGGCGAAAGTCCTGCCTTACACCATCAGCCGCACCTGGCACCTGCAAATCGCCATCTTCTGGATTGCGACCTCGTGGCTTGCGACTGGACTCTTCATCGCACCCGCGGTCGGCGGCAGCGAACCCAAAGGTCAGCGTCTTGGCGTGAACATCCTATTCGTTGCCCTCGTCGCAGTGGTCTTCGGATCACTCGCCGGCGAGTGGCTCGGCATCCAGCAGAAGCTCGGCAACCTGTGGTTCTGGTTCGGCGCGCAAGGTTACGAGTACGTTGACCTCGGGCGGGTCTGGCAGATCCTGCTCTTTGGCGGCCTGGTCTTCTGGCTCTGGCTCATGTATCGCGCGCTCAAACCCGCATTGGCGAAGCGAGATGAGAACTATCCGCTGCTGATGCTCTTCCTCGTGTCCAGCATCGCGATCCCCACGTTCTACGCCGCTGGGCTGATGTATGGACAGCGCAGCCACCTCGTCACCGCTGAATATTGGCGCTGGTGGGTAGTTCACCTCTGGGTAGAAGGCTTCTTTGAAGTGTTCGCCACCGTGGTCATCGCGTTCCTCTTCACCCGCTTGCAACTGTTGCGCGTGAAATCTGCGACGCGTGCGGTGCTGTTCTCGACGGTGATCTTCCTGTCCGGCGGCATAATCGGCACATTCCATCATCTCTACTTCGCAGGCATGCCGACGTCAGTATTGGCGCTCGGCGCGGTGTTCAGTGCGCTGGAAGTTGTGCCGCTGGTGCTGATCGGCTTTGAGGCGTGGGAGAACCTGCGGCTCACTCGTTCGAATACAAATTCACCATGGCTTGGGATGTATAAGTGGCCGGTTTACTTCTTCGTCGCCGTGGCGTTCTGGAATTTCGTCGGCGCCGGACTGTTCGGCTTCATGATCAACCCGCCGGTGGCGTTGTATTACCTACAGGGTCTCAACACCACGCCTGTCCATGGACACACCGCGCTCTTCGGCGTGTACGGGATGCTCGGCCTTGGCCTGATGCTGTTCTGCCTGCGCGCGTTGAAACCCGGCATGCCGTGGAAAGAGAAGCCACTGGCGATTGCGTTCTGGTGCATCAACATCGGCCTGCTGGCGATGGTGCTGCTCAGCGTCCTGCCGGTCGGACTGATTCAGGCTTGGGCGTCGGTGGAAAACGGAACCTGGTACGCACGTAGCGCCGAGTTCCTGAATACACCACTGATGACGACCTTGAAGTGGATGCGCATCCCGGGCGACACGATCTTCGCCGTAGGCGCGTTGTTCCTTGGCTGGTTCATCCTTGGGCTGCTGACGGGACACTCGTACGAGACTGGCGACGTGAAAGCGAAAGTCCGGTTGATGGACGCGCAGGAAGTGGCTGGCGACTAA
- the ric gene encoding iron-sulfur cluster repair di-iron protein, whose product MVDTNKTVRDIAVELPYAPKVFEKLGIDFCCGGKRPLSEACHASGIAVGEVVNHLESAEKAIQEGRESAAKNWSISTVSEVLDQILSRHHVYVREESPRIQQLFAKVASKHGENHPELVQAKELFDALAGELMVHLMKEEQILFPYVRRMEESQVSGEPLPPSCFGTVRNPIQMMFMEHDSAGELLKEIRKQTNDLKAPPDACISFQSLYRDLLAFEADLHQHIHLENNVLFPKVLEMEGAE is encoded by the coding sequence ATGGTAGATACGAACAAGACAGTCAGGGACATCGCGGTTGAGCTGCCCTACGCTCCCAAGGTTTTCGAGAAACTCGGAATTGACTTTTGCTGTGGGGGCAAGCGCCCACTTTCTGAAGCCTGTCACGCTAGCGGCATCGCGGTCGGCGAAGTCGTCAATCACCTGGAGAGCGCCGAGAAGGCGATCCAGGAAGGCCGCGAGTCTGCCGCGAAGAATTGGTCCATCAGCACGGTCAGCGAAGTCCTCGACCAGATCCTCAGCCGTCATCACGTTTACGTGCGCGAAGAATCCCCTCGCATCCAGCAACTTTTTGCGAAGGTCGCCTCGAAGCACGGCGAGAACCATCCCGAACTGGTGCAGGCGAAGGAACTGTTTGATGCGCTTGCCGGCGAGCTGATGGTCCACCTGATGAAGGAAGAGCAAATCCTCTTCCCGTACGTGCGACGCATGGAAGAGTCACAGGTTTCCGGCGAGCCGCTGCCGCCCTCCTGCTTCGGCACCGTGCGCAATCCGATCCAGATGATGTTCATGGAGCACGATAGCGCCGGCGAACTGCTGAAGGAAATTCGCAAGCAGACCAATGACCTGAAGGCGCCGCCCGATGCCTGCATCAGCTTCCAGTCGCTCTATCGCGACCTGTTGGCGTTCGAAGCCGACCTGCACCAGCACATTCACCTCGAGAACAACGTGCTCTTCCCGAAGGTCCTGGAAATGGAAGGCGCGGAGTAG
- a CDS encoding efflux RND transporter periplasmic adaptor subunit → MDIARPEFKQQKRRRQIIIGSVAVVILVAITLGVSRLKPAAPSVERSTVWTDTVKEGPMLRQVRGLGTLTPTPEDVRLIPAETDATVLRIVKLSGSPVNSDTVLVEMSNPQVEQEAVDANLQLKAAEAEYQNLKVKLDADLMTQKAGAATVGADYSQAQRQASTDKALYDLGVISGLAYKASQGKADELTTRNDLEGQKLTINQKAIVSQMAVQQAKVEQMRALAQLKQRQLDKLKVRAGIDGLLVDMPLQVGQRVLAGAVLAKIVQPNRLMASLKIPETQARDVQIGEPASVDTHNGVVQGSVMRVDPAVVNGTVTVDVKLTGDLPKGARPDLSVDGTIDLERLDKTVYVGRPAFGQENSTISLFRLDPDGKGASRVPVKVGRTSVNTIQVIEGLKPGDTVILSDMSRWDSNDRIRLD, encoded by the coding sequence ATGGATATCGCCCGCCCAGAATTCAAACAGCAAAAGCGCCGCCGCCAGATCATCATCGGCAGCGTCGCCGTAGTCATACTTGTCGCCATTACTCTTGGAGTCTCCCGGCTCAAACCCGCTGCGCCGTCAGTAGAACGGAGCACCGTCTGGACTGACACGGTGAAGGAAGGCCCCATGCTGCGCCAGGTGCGCGGCCTCGGGACGCTCACCCCGACTCCAGAAGATGTCCGGCTGATTCCCGCCGAAACCGACGCCACCGTGCTGCGGATCGTGAAGCTCTCAGGTTCGCCGGTCAACTCTGACACGGTGCTCGTCGAAATGAGCAATCCCCAGGTTGAACAGGAGGCCGTGGACGCGAATTTGCAGCTCAAGGCCGCCGAAGCCGAGTACCAGAACCTGAAGGTGAAGCTCGACGCCGACCTGATGACGCAGAAGGCCGGTGCCGCTACCGTCGGAGCTGATTACAGCCAGGCGCAACGTCAAGCGTCGACCGACAAGGCCCTCTACGATCTCGGCGTGATTTCCGGCTTGGCCTATAAGGCTTCGCAGGGCAAAGCGGACGAGCTCACCACCCGCAACGATCTCGAAGGCCAGAAGCTCACCATCAACCAGAAAGCCATTGTTTCGCAGATGGCCGTGCAGCAGGCCAAGGTCGAGCAAATGCGCGCTCTCGCACAGCTGAAGCAGCGCCAGCTCGACAAGCTGAAGGTCCGCGCCGGCATCGATGGCTTGCTCGTTGATATGCCGTTGCAAGTTGGACAGCGCGTACTGGCGGGCGCAGTACTCGCAAAGATCGTCCAGCCAAACCGCCTCATGGCTTCGCTGAAAATTCCCGAAACCCAGGCACGTGACGTCCAAATCGGAGAGCCCGCCTCGGTGGATACCCACAATGGCGTGGTGCAGGGCAGCGTGATGCGCGTAGATCCGGCGGTGGTGAACGGAACCGTCACGGTTGACGTAAAACTCACTGGCGACCTTCCGAAGGGCGCGCGTCCCGACTTGAGCGTGGATGGAACTATCGACCTCGAGCGTCTCGACAAAACTGTATACGTCGGGCGTCCGGCATTCGGGCAGGAGAACAGCACCATCAGCCTCTTCCGCCTCGATCCGGATGGCAAGGGCGCAAGCCGGGTTCCGGTGAAAGTGGGCCGCACCTCGGTGAACACCATCCAGGTAATCGAAGGACTAAAGCCGGGCGACACGGTGATTCTCTCGGATATGTCGCGTTGGGATTCAAACGACAGGATTCGGTTGGACTAA
- a CDS encoding ABC transporter ATP-binding protein, translating to MSENGRALIQIQDLTKVFYTDEIETHALSGVHLEIEKGEYVAMSGPSGCGKSTLLSIIGLLDTPTGGKYYLNNKPVENLDFADRSRIRNQEIGFIFQSFNLIGDLTVYENVELPLTYRQGMATPNRKQRVMEALERVGMAHRIRHYPSQLSGGQQQRVAVARALAGNPSILLADEPTGNLDSRNGEAVMELLQNLHREGATICMVTHDPRFAAHAQRQIHLFDGKVVAEEELKKLTQEIH from the coding sequence ATGAGCGAGAACGGACGTGCACTGATCCAGATCCAGGATCTAACCAAGGTTTTCTACACCGATGAGATCGAAACCCATGCATTGTCGGGCGTGCATCTCGAGATCGAAAAGGGCGAATATGTCGCGATGTCCGGTCCGTCGGGCTGCGGAAAGTCCACGCTGCTCTCGATCATCGGCTTGCTCGACACCCCCACCGGCGGCAAGTACTACCTGAACAACAAGCCCGTCGAGAACCTCGATTTCGCCGACCGGTCGCGCATCCGCAACCAGGAAATCGGCTTCATCTTCCAGAGTTTCAACCTCATCGGCGATCTCACCGTTTATGAGAACGTTGAGCTGCCGTTGACCTATCGTCAGGGCATGGCGACGCCGAACCGCAAGCAGCGCGTGATGGAAGCGCTCGAGCGCGTCGGCATGGCGCACCGCATCCGCCACTATCCATCGCAGCTCTCCGGCGGTCAGCAGCAACGTGTGGCTGTGGCGCGCGCATTGGCCGGCAACCCGTCCATCCTGCTCGCGGACGAACCTACCGGAAACCTCGACTCGCGCAACGGCGAAGCGGTGATGGAACTGCTCCAGAACCTGCATCGTGAAGGCGCGACCATCTGCATGGTGACGCACGATCCGCGTTTCGCGGCGCATGCGCAACGGCAGATTCATCTCTTCGACGGCAAGGTTGTCGCGGAAGAAGAGCTCAAGAAATTGACCCAGGAAATTCACTAA